CATTCCGGACTGGTCCGAATACCGCGGGGTGTTGGTGGTGGTGGAGCAGCGGGACGGCGTGGCCAAAAGCGTGTCGTGGCAACTGCTGGGCATCGGTCGGAAGCTGGCGGAGAAGCTGGAGGTGGAAACCATCGCGCTGGTGATGGGCCACCGGGTGGGCCACCTGGCGGAAGAGGCGATCCATCGGGGAGCCGACAAGGTGTACATCTGTGACGATCCCGTGTTGTCTGTCTACCGAACCCGCCCCTACAGCCGCGTCTGCCTGCAATTGATCCGGGACATCAAGCCGGAGATCGTGCTGATGGGTGCCACCTACACCGGACGCGACCTGGCCGGAGCGATCGCCACCCATTTACCGACGGGACTGACGGCGGACACCACCCAGCTGGACGTGGAACCCCATCCCAGCCGGTTGTTGCTGGCCAGCCGACCCGCTTTCTCGGAGAAAATGGTGGCCACCATTTTGTGCAAGCAGTACCGCCCGCAGATGGCGACCGCACGGGCGGGCGTGTTTGAGGCTCTGCCGCGCGACCCTTCCCGTAAGGGGGAGATTATCCCGATTACTTGCGAGATGAAGGAAGAGGAAATTGCGGCACGGGTGCTGGACTTCATCCAGGATGAAAAGCGGG
Above is a window of Polycladomyces zharkentensis DNA encoding:
- a CDS encoding electron transfer flavoprotein subunit alpha/FixB family protein, translating into MTEKKKAAQPNDIPDWSEYRGVLVVVEQRDGVAKSVSWQLLGIGRKLAEKLEVETIALVMGHRVGHLAEEAIHRGADKVYICDDPVLSVYRTRPYSRVCLQLIRDIKPEIVLMGATYTGRDLAGAIATHLPTGLTADTTQLDVEPHPSRLLLASRPAFSEKMVATILCKQYRPQMATARAGVFEALPRDPSRKGEIIPITCEMKEEEIAARVLDFIQDEKRVNLEDADVIVAGGRGLGGPGPFRLLKELADALGGVVGASRAAVDAGWIGHEHQVGQTGHTVRPKLYIAVGISGAVQHLVGMQNADVIVAINKDPDAPIFKVAHFGVVGDLFQIVPALTEEVKKRRGLPLFKAETNDPVAAG